From Loxodonta africana isolate mLoxAfr1 chromosome 2, mLoxAfr1.hap2, whole genome shotgun sequence, the proteins below share one genomic window:
- the SPINK9 gene encoding serine protease inhibitor Kazal-type 9, whose product MRSKAFVLLLALALATIFSVECVQGGQQVDCSSYKKLPKGEERFCYELYAPICGSDGHTYANDCFFCNEVVKTNGKLKFAHFGAC is encoded by the exons ATGAGATCCAAAGCTTTTGTCCTGCTCTTGGCCCTGGCACTAGCGACCATCTTCA gTGTAGAATGTGTCCAAGGGGGGCAACAG GTTGATTGCAGCAGTTATAAAAAGTTACCAAAAGGAGAAGAGAGATTTTGTTATGAATTATATGCACCAATTTGCGGCTCGGATGGCCACACTTATGCGAACGATTGCTTCTTCTGTAATGAAGTTGT GAAAACTAATGGGAAACTTAAATTTGCACATTTTGGAGCGTGTTGA